The following proteins are encoded in a genomic region of Alphaproteobacteria bacterium:
- the lon gene encoding endopeptidase La, with protein sequence MATAPNNTVFPVLPLRDIVVFPHMIVPLFVGREKSVRALEDVMHDDKQILLLTQKNAAQDDPGAEDLYKIGTIGTVLQLLKLPDGTVKVLVEGGQRAKVSRFTDNAAFFQAAAELMPEQMGDEAELEALARAVASQFEQYIKLNKKIPPEVLVSINQIDEIGKLADMVASHLVLKIADKQAILETPVISERLEKIFSFMEGEIGVLQVEKRIRSRVKRQMEKSQREYYLNEQMKAIQKELGEGEEGRDEISELENKAKQLKMSKEAAEKFAAEVKKLRSMSPMSAEATVVRNYLDWMVSIPWGKRTKVRKDVKAAQKVLDLDHYGLEKVKERILEYLAVQQRQSKLKGPILCLVGAPGVGKTSLGKSIAKATGRNFVRMSLGGVRDEAEIRGHRRTYIGSMPGKVIQGMKKAKSSNPLILLDEIDKLGSDWRGDPSSALLEVLDPEQNHTFADHYLEVDYDLSDVMFVCTANTLRMPQPLLDRMEVIRLSGYTEDEKIEICRRHLLEKEIKQHGLKKGEFSISDDALRDLIRYYTREAGVRNLEREIANLTRKAVKDILVKNLKGVNLTRRNLEKYAGVRRYSFGEIEAEDMVGVTTGLAWTEVGGEILSIEAVSLPGKGRMTITGKLGDVMKESVQAAESYVRSRAIAFGIKPTHIEKRDIHVHVPEGATPKDGPSAGVAMVTSIVSVLTGNPVRRDLAMTGEITLRGRVLPIGGLKEKLLAALRSGITTVLIPKENEKDLAEIPDNVKRGLKIMPISTVDEVLKLALANPVTPITWNEEEEEAKAAALAKRKAQDEDVMRH encoded by the coding sequence ATGGCCACCGCCCCGAATAACACAGTATTCCCCGTCTTGCCTTTGCGGGATATCGTTGTGTTCCCGCATATGATCGTGCCGCTCTTCGTCGGACGGGAGAAATCCGTCCGGGCGCTTGAAGACGTCATGCATGACGACAAGCAAATCCTGCTTCTGACGCAAAAGAACGCGGCGCAGGACGATCCCGGCGCGGAAGATTTATATAAAATCGGCACCATCGGCACCGTGCTGCAATTGCTGAAACTGCCCGATGGTACGGTGAAAGTGCTGGTCGAAGGCGGGCAAAGGGCGAAAGTCAGCCGCTTCACCGACAATGCGGCCTTTTTCCAGGCCGCCGCCGAGCTCATGCCCGAACAAATGGGCGACGAGGCCGAACTCGAGGCGCTGGCGCGCGCCGTGGCCAGCCAATTCGAGCAGTATATCAAGCTGAACAAGAAAATTCCGCCCGAAGTTCTGGTGTCGATCAACCAGATCGACGAAATCGGCAAATTGGCCGATATGGTCGCGTCGCATCTCGTGCTGAAAATTGCCGACAAGCAGGCCATTCTGGAAACGCCCGTGATCAGCGAGCGGCTCGAGAAGATTTTCTCCTTCATGGAAGGGGAGATCGGCGTTCTTCAGGTCGAAAAACGCATCCGCAGCCGCGTCAAGCGCCAGATGGAGAAATCCCAGCGCGAATATTACCTCAACGAGCAGATGAAGGCGATCCAGAAGGAGCTTGGCGAGGGTGAGGAAGGCCGCGACGAGATTTCCGAGCTTGAGAATAAAGCCAAGCAGCTGAAAATGAGCAAGGAAGCGGCGGAGAAATTTGCCGCCGAGGTCAAGAAGCTGCGCTCCATGTCGCCGATGTCGGCCGAAGCCACCGTCGTGCGGAATTACCTCGACTGGATGGTCAGCATTCCCTGGGGCAAGCGCACCAAGGTCAGAAAAGACGTCAAGGCCGCGCAAAAGGTTCTGGACCTCGATCATTATGGGCTGGAGAAAGTCAAAGAGCGCATCCTGGAATATCTCGCCGTGCAACAGCGCCAGAGCAAGCTCAAGGGGCCGATCCTGTGCCTGGTCGGCGCTCCAGGCGTCGGCAAAACGTCGCTCGGCAAATCCATCGCCAAGGCCACCGGGCGGAATTTCGTCCGCATGTCGCTGGGCGGGGTCCGCGACGAAGCGGAAATCCGCGGCCATCGCCGCACCTATATCGGCTCCATGCCCGGCAAAGTCATTCAGGGCATGAAGAAAGCCAAATCGTCCAATCCGCTTATCCTGCTCGACGAAATCGACAAGCTGGGTTCCGATTGGCGCGGCGATCCTTCGTCGGCGCTTCTGGAGGTGCTCGATCCCGAACAGAATCACACCTTCGCCGATCATTACCTGGAAGTCGATTACGATCTCTCCGATGTGATGTTCGTGTGCACGGCCAATACGCTGCGGATGCCGCAGCCCTTGCTCGACCGCATGGAGGTCATTCGTCTTTCCGGCTATACCGAGGACGAAAAGATAGAAATCTGCCGCCGCCATCTGCTGGAAAAGGAAATCAAGCAGCATGGATTGAAAAAAGGCGAGTTCTCGATCTCCGACGACGCCTTGCGCGACCTGATCCGTTATTACACCCGCGAAGCCGGGGTGCGTAATCTGGAGCGCGAAATCGCCAACCTGACCCGCAAGGCGGTGAAGGATATCCTGGTCAAGAATCTCAAGGGCGTAAACCTCACGCGCCGCAACCTGGAAAAATACGCGGGCGTAAGGCGTTACAGCTTCGGCGAAATCGAGGCCGAGGATATGGTGGGCGTCACCACCGGTCTTGCCTGGACGGAAGTCGGCGGCGAAATCCTATCGATCGAGGCCGTTTCCCTGCCCGGCAAAGGCCGCATGACCATCACCGGCAAGCTCGGCGATGTCATGAAAGAATCGGTGCAGGCGGCGGAAAGCTATGTGCGTTCCCGCGCCATCGCCTTCGGGATCAAGCCGACCCATATCGAAAAGCGCGATATTCACGTCCATGTGCCCGAGGGCGCGACTCCCAAGGACGGGCCGTCGGCGGGGGTTGCCATGGTAACTTCCATCGTCTCGGTTCTGACGGGCAATCCGGTGCGCAGGGATTTGGCCATGACCGGCGAAATCACCCTGCGGGGGCGCGTGCTGCCGATCGGCGGGCTTAAGGAAAAGCTGCTTGCGGCGCTGCGCAGCGGCATAACCACGGTGCTCATCCCCAAGGAAAATGAGAAGGATCTCGCGGAGATACCGGACAATGTTAAGCGCGGACTTAAGATCATGCCCATCTCCACGGTGGACGAAGTTCTTAAATTGGCGCTGGCCAATCCGGTAACGCCAATCACCTGGAACGAAGAAGAAGAGGAAGCCAAAGCCGCCGCGCTCGCCAAGCGCAAGGCCCAGGACGAAGACGTGATGCGGCATTAG
- a CDS encoding YetF domain-containing protein, whose translation MTVPWWELILRGAIVYVVLLVLLRIAGKRQVGELAPFDLVLLLILSNAVQNSMNGGDVSLIGGLILAIILVSIDYLISLATYRSRKLETLIEGQPQILIHNGKLYEDAMQRAKISHRELEAALRQTGCASIESVAAAVLESSGKISVIRRNQA comes from the coding sequence ATGACCGTCCCCTGGTGGGAACTCATTCTTCGGGGCGCTATCGTTTATGTTGTCCTGCTGGTTCTGCTGCGCATCGCGGGCAAGAGACAGGTGGGAGAACTGGCGCCGTTCGATCTCGTGCTGCTGCTGATTCTGTCGAACGCGGTTCAGAACTCGATGAATGGCGGCGACGTGTCGCTTATAGGCGGCTTGATTCTCGCCATCATATTAGTGTCGATCGATTACCTGATCAGCCTGGCGACCTACCGCAGCAGAAAACTGGAAACCCTTATCGAGGGACAACCGCAAATATTGATCCATAACGGCAAGCTATACGAAGACGCCATGCAGCGCGCCAAAATATCGCATCGCGAGCTTGAGGCCGCGTTACGCCAGACCGGTTGCGCCAGCATCGAAAGCGTGGCGGCGGCGGTTCTGGAAAGCAGCGGGAAAATCAGCGTTATCCGGCGGAATCAGGCTTAA
- a CDS encoding DUF4399 domain-containing protein, with translation MSVVMLAVACAVPVQAGSAPSPAGARTFFVNLKDGDTVANPVKVVFGIEGMKIAPALTHDSGTGHFHLFIDAPLTLDMAQFAIPNDDHHLHYGKGQTEAAVSLAPGKHVLQIVLGDGNHELHDPPVVSQPITITVK, from the coding sequence ATGAGTGTCGTTATGCTGGCGGTCGCGTGCGCCGTGCCGGTTCAGGCAGGCTCCGCGCCTTCGCCCGCGGGCGCCAGGACGTTTTTCGTCAATCTCAAGGACGGCGACACCGTGGCGAATCCGGTGAAGGTGGTCTTCGGAATCGAAGGCATGAAAATCGCGCCCGCGCTCACGCATGATTCCGGCACGGGACATTTCCATTTATTCATCGATGCGCCGCTTACGCTGGATATGGCTCAATTCGCCATTCCCAACGACGACCATCATTTGCACTACGGCAAAGGGCAAACCGAGGCCGCGGTCAGCCTTGCGCCCGGCAAGCATGTGCTGCAGATCGTCCTCGGTGACGGCAATCACGAGCTTCATGATCCGCCGGTCGTATCGCAGCCGATTACCATTACGGTGAAATAA
- a CDS encoding TadE/TadG family type IV pilus assembly protein, giving the protein MKRLSSFMQNQNGNAAVEFALVFPIMIILFMGLFEVTYYLNVSLKLSNAAQSIANMAAQQTQVTTAIATNLCDGGQDFDSAPRWREPEGRDGQRHALYRQHHGGLAGYDMRRRHGD; this is encoded by the coding sequence ATGAAACGCCTGTCCTCATTCATGCAAAATCAGAACGGCAACGCAGCCGTGGAATTCGCGCTGGTGTTTCCGATCATGATTATTCTATTCATGGGGCTGTTCGAGGTGACGTATTACCTGAATGTCAGCCTGAAGCTCAGCAACGCGGCGCAGTCGATCGCCAATATGGCGGCCCAGCAAACCCAGGTCACTACCGCGATAGCGACCAACCTCTGCGATGGGGGGCAAGATTTCGATAGCGCCCCTCGCTGGCGCGAGCCTGAAGGCCGCGATGGCCAGCGTCACGCATTATACCGCCAGCACCACGGTGGATTGGCAGGATACGACATGCGGCGGCGCCACGGCGATTAG
- a CDS encoding TadE/TadG family type IV pilus assembly protein: MRPSVRGRGCRGVSAIEFALISPIFFSVVCIFFEMSLILFTQSVLDDATRYAARFVKTRQVTTGTAFKTAVCAEIGAMIPCADVQYYVQSGNTFSAMNATVQTNAQGNMTSNGMFFSRNRRPERRRAGRV, translated from the coding sequence ATGCGCCCGTCAGTGCGCGGACGGGGATGCAGAGGCGTATCCGCCATCGAGTTCGCGCTGATCTCGCCGATTTTTTTCTCGGTGGTATGCATATTTTTCGAGATGAGCCTGATCTTGTTCACGCAGTCCGTGCTCGACGACGCCACGCGCTACGCGGCGCGGTTCGTCAAAACCCGCCAGGTGACGACGGGGACGGCCTTCAAGACTGCGGTCTGCGCCGAGATCGGCGCCATGATCCCATGCGCCGACGTCCAATATTACGTGCAGTCGGGCAATACGTTCAGCGCCATGAACGCGACCGTCCAGACCAATGCGCAGGGCAACATGACGAGCAATGGCATGTTTTTTTCCCGGAACCGGCGGCCAGAACGTCGTCGTGCAGGTAGGGTATAA
- the lysS gene encoding lysine--tRNA ligase: MSEVTETLLAKYNNYRELRDMGVELYPHVFRPSHKAGPLQEQYKELPTGEKTADHVTVAGRVLSIRNSGMFIDLRDPTGKVQVYTNVKEITPEQQRFLQLVDIGDIIGIGGIVRRTPRGELTIDSDDIKMLCKSLRPLPEKRHGLVDPEERYRGREADLIANETSRTIFRNRARIIHFMRAMLHDRGFVELETPILQTIAGGALARPFVTHHNTLDLSLYLRIATELHLKRMLIGDLADGVFEIGRIFRNEGISTRHNPEFTTIELYQAYADYNDIMTLTEAIISGAAQEIHGKTKLSYGDKEIDFAAPWPRKSMADLVKEHTGVDFMAITDAKEAVAAARKLGADVKTGSNWGQAVEAAFGARVEDKLIQPIHVIDLPKDISPLAKTHRANPRLAERFETYINGWEVANAFTELNDPFEQYARFEEQMAAREGGNDEAHQMDRDFVIALEYGMPPTGGLGIGIDRMVMLLTDAHSIREVIAFPTMRPVSAEDRPTIVEKIPPGNVL; this comes from the coding sequence ATGTCCGAAGTCACCGAAACCTTATTGGCCAAATACAATAATTACCGCGAATTGCGGGATATGGGCGTCGAGCTTTATCCGCATGTGTTCAGGCCAAGCCATAAGGCCGGGCCGCTGCAGGAGCAATATAAGGAACTGCCCACCGGCGAGAAAACCGCCGACCATGTTACGGTCGCGGGCCGCGTGCTGTCGATCCGCAACAGCGGCATGTTCATCGATCTGCGCGACCCGACCGGCAAGGTGCAGGTCTATACCAACGTCAAGGAAATCACGCCGGAGCAGCAGCGGTTTCTGCAGCTGGTCGATATCGGCGACATTATCGGCATCGGCGGCATCGTGCGCAGGACGCCGCGCGGCGAGCTGACCATCGACAGCGACGATATAAAAATGCTGTGCAAATCGCTGCGGCCTTTGCCGGAAAAACGGCATGGGCTGGTCGATCCCGAAGAACGCTATCGGGGGCGCGAGGCCGACCTTATCGCCAACGAAACCAGCCGCACGATTTTCCGCAACCGCGCCCGGATCATTCATTTCATGCGCGCGATGCTGCATGATCGCGGCTTCGTCGAACTGGAGACGCCGATCCTGCAAACCATCGCGGGCGGCGCGCTGGCGCGGCCCTTCGTGACACATCATAATACGCTCGATCTCAGCCTTTATCTGCGGATCGCGACCGAATTGCATTTGAAGCGCATGCTGATCGGCGATTTGGCCGACGGCGTGTTCGAGATCGGGCGGATTTTCCGCAACGAGGGGATTTCGACGCGGCATAATCCAGAATTCACCACGATCGAATTGTACCAGGCCTATGCCGACTACAACGATATCATGACGCTGACCGAGGCCATTATCTCGGGGGCGGCGCAGGAAATTCACGGCAAGACCAAGCTGAGCTACGGCGACAAGGAAATCGATTTCGCCGCGCCATGGCCGCGCAAGAGCATGGCCGATCTGGTCAAGGAGCATACCGGCGTCGATTTCATGGCGATCACGGATGCCAAGGAAGCCGTCGCCGCCGCGCGCAAGCTGGGCGCGGATGTCAAGACAGGCTCAAATTGGGGGCAGGCGGTCGAGGCCGCGTTCGGCGCGCGCGTCGAGGATAAATTGATCCAGCCTATCCATGTCATCGATCTGCCGAAGGATATCTCGCCGCTCGCCAAAACCCATCGCGCCAATCCGCGCCTCGCGGAGCGGTTCGAGACTTATATCAACGGCTGGGAAGTCGCAAACGCCTTCACTGAACTCAACGACCCGTTCGAGCAATATGCGCGGTTCGAGGAGCAGATGGCGGCGCGCGAGGGCGGCAATGACGAGGCTCACCAGATGGACCGGGATTTCGTCATCGCGCTGGAATACGGCATGCCGCCGACGGGGGGACTGGGCATCGGCATCGACCGGATGGTGATGCTGCTGACCGACGCGCACAGCATCCGCGAAGTCATTGCCTTCCCGACCATGCGTCCGGTTTCGGCGGAAGACCGTCCGACGATTGTCGAAAAAATCCCGCCCGGTAACGTCTTGTAA